TATTGTCTGTGCCAATGGTTGCCGAATTACTGATGGAATCTTTATTTGTCTGTTCAAACTTGTTTTTCGTTAGCAGATTAGGAACCAATGCCATTTCTATTGCCGGTGCCACTACTACTTTTATTACTTTTTGCTATTCAGTTTCTATAGGATTGGGAATTGCAGCTTCGGCTATGATTTCAAGAAGAATTGGAGAGAAAAAGTTTAAAGCAGCGGGCCAAACCGCCATGCAGGTTATTTACATCACAACTCCAATAGCTGTAATCATCAGTATCGTCTGCTCCGTGTGGACTTCAGAAATCATGAGTCTTATGGGACTCTCCCCTGCCATGGTTCAGGAAGGATATAGTTATGGAGTAGTCATGTTTGCTTCCAGCGGATTTTTGATTCTGCGAATCGTAATCAACGGAATATTTCGTGGGGCCGGTGATGCTTCTACTGCCATGCGGGTGTTATGGGTCTCAAATGCACTGAACATCATTTTATGTCCGATTTTCATTTTCGGATGGGGCGTTATTCCTGCTTTTGGTTTACTAGGAGTCGGAATCGCAACCTTAATAGCCCGATTGATCGGAGTCCTTTATCAAACATGGTATCTCATCAGAGGCAAAACCGTAATGAAAATCGGTTTGGCGCAATTGGTATTCCATTTAGAGATTTTCAAAAGAATTCTCAAATTAGCTTTTAGCGGGACCGTTCAGTTTATTATTCCTGCTTCCAGCTGGGTATTTATGATAAAAATTATGTCCCATTTTGGAGA
The Flavobacterium flavigenum genome window above contains:
- a CDS encoding MATE family efflux transporter; translation: MKEALLKTRSFFSLLRHSISGKESNFTSGSINRTIILLSVPMVAELLMESLFVCSNLFFVSRLGTNAISIAGATTTFITFCYSVSIGLGIAASAMISRRIGEKKFKAAGQTAMQVIYITTPIAVIISIVCSVWTSEIMSLMGLSPAMVQEGYSYGVVMFASSGFLILRIVINGIFRGAGDASTAMRVLWVSNALNIILCPIFIFGWGVIPAFGLLGVGIATLIARLIGVLYQTWYLIRGKTVMKIGLAQLVFHLEIFKRILKLAFSGTVQFIIPASSWVFMIKIMSHFGENALAGYILAQRVTSIATMPAWGLGNAAGILTGQNLGARQPERAEKSVWRAGMLNMGFLVFIAVCWIFLAVPVVKIFTDIPEVISQSTMYIHLISMAYVLLGYTMVISRALNAAGEVKVVTWLYILMFYIVQIPFAYLLGIAFDLGSNGVFTAILLSEIVLAIACIIIFRKGKWKTTKV